One Prunus dulcis chromosome 8, ALMONDv2, whole genome shotgun sequence DNA window includes the following coding sequences:
- the LOC117637557 gene encoding SNF1-related protein kinase regulatory subunit gamma-1-like, with protein MQQIKDVMKNSEGGVAQKKESLVSNLKAQENNQEIDSGSALQLFLDNILISSIPGIKNSPVLELKTGDSVRDAIHLMHEKNVCGAPITDNTKGSFSDPYIGFIDFASIVLWFFEECGNRRRNTRAEEIGNYGVFDMLEQHPHIGQTKIGELAKSFLWNSYFPVHLDETLFHVLLLLSKHRLQVVPVIERTSSKLIGFISQHGVLLLLLQSSGLDWFDSIADKLLSEFRFGNEEHVVHVYGDQSMTEALHVLWKSQNGAVAVTDRKSKRVIGSIRKCDIYLLLENLPRNIKSLSVEEFIHMENDHKTGSDPTIERDIGALLSAGFLRLKNNFAPRMDSPVTNKKTETLKQAMRNMADTKSSFSFLVDESNQATGMLTLRDMIIHFAPPCIDSSIHGCGFFESALEQTGCHVKNGTIISDN; from the exons atgcaGCAAATAAAGGATGTAATGAAAAACTCAGAAGGTGGAGTGGCACAGAAGAAAGAGAGCCTTGTTTCCAACCTTAAAGCTCAAGAAAACAACCAAGAAATTGATTCAGGCTCTGCCCTCCAACTCTTTCTTGATAACATCCTCATCAGTTCTATCCCTGGCATAAAAAACTCACCCG TTTTGGAATTGAAAACTGGGGATAGTGTAAGAGATGCCATTCATTTGATGCACGAGAAGAATGTGTGTGGTGCACCAATTACTGACAATACCAAAGGAAGCTTTTCGGATCCTTATATCGGTTTCATTGATTTTGCAAGTATTgttctttggttttttgag GAATGTGGGAATCGCAGAAGAAACACTAGAGCTGAAGAAATTGGCAACTATGGTGTTTTTGACATGCTTGAACAGCATCCTCACATTGGCCAAACcaag ATTGGCGAGCTGGCTAAGTCGTTTCTATGGAATTCATATTTCCCTGTACACTTGGATGAGACACTCTTCCATGTTCTGCTGCTACTTTCAAAGCATCGGCTGCAAGTTGTTCCTGTCATAGAGAGAACCAGTTCTAAGCTCATTGGTTTTATTTCACAG CATGGAGTACTTCTGCTGCTGCTTCAATCAAGTGGTTTAGACTGGTTTGATAGCATTGCTGACAAGCTTTTATCAGAGTTCCG GTTTGGTAATGAAGAGCATGTTGTACATGTATATGGAGACCAAAGCATGACAGAAGCTCTTCATGTTCTATGGAAAAGCCAAAATGGTGCAGTTGCTGTCACAGATAGGAAAAGTAAGAGGGTCATTGGTAGCATAAGGAAATGCGATATCTACCTCCTTCTAGAGAATCTACCTCGCAATATAAA AAGTCTAAGTGTGGAGGAGTTCATTCACATGGAGAATGATCATAAAACAGGCTCTGATCCAACAATTGAAAGAGACATTGGGGCTCTTCTCTCAGCCGGCTTTCTGCGCCTCAAAAACAACTTTGCGCCAAGAATGGACTCACCAGTCACCAACAAGAAAACTGAAACACTGAAGCAAGCCATGAGAAACATGGCAGACACAAAAAGCAGTTTCAGCTTCTTGGTTGATGAATCAAATCAGGCCACAGGGATGCTCACATTGAGAGATATGATCATCCACTTTGCTCCACCATGTATAGATTCAAGCATCCATGGTTGTGGGTTCTTTGAATCTGCTCTGGAGCAGACTGGTTGCCATGTCAAAAATGGGACCATAATCTCTGATAATTGA